In Thioclava sp. GXIMD2076, one DNA window encodes the following:
- a CDS encoding acyl-CoA synthetase, which yields MKHFRTIEDRIAVEAEMPWQARPTPSTIYRFLSQTAQAHPARPAISFQLFSGADAPAETLDWAGLHAQVTRLANLLRARGLGPEDRVAYILPNCNEAVVSFLAGTVAATVFPINPLLDPAHIASLLRETGARAVITLRAFPKTDIAQKVAQALKDAPEVTDIIEVDLTRYLRGLKRLVVPMIRSKVPRLEGRTYHDFHAACADQATTLEFEDPSEDRIAAIFHTGGTTGTPKIARHRVSGMVYNGWLGGHMLFNEQDVLLCPLPMFHVFAAYPVLMSAIASGAHIVYPTPAGYRGEGVFDNFWKLIARWKVTFLITVPTASSALMQRKVDADISSLRIAISGSAPMPRELYHRFTAATGVEITEGYGLTEATCLVSVNPPDGVKKIGSIGIPMPYTDVSIRRQEFGDIIECAVDEIGEICVRSPGVARDTCPNGEAHHTEDGFLRTGDLGRVDADGYLWITGRAKDLIIRGGHNIDPAVIEEPLARHPAIANAGAIGQPDAFAGELPCVYVELCEGHQVREEELLDYLRANVHERAAIPKHIEILPELPKTAVGKIYKPELRRRAIGRVLSGALTERGLAAKVTEVRQDRTRGLVAVIRAEAGCDREALRQTLEEFALPYDMAFDRG from the coding sequence ATGAAACATTTCAGAACGATAGAGGACCGGATCGCGGTCGAGGCCGAAATGCCGTGGCAGGCGCGCCCGACACCTTCCACCATCTACCGCTTCCTGTCGCAGACGGCACAGGCGCATCCCGCCCGTCCGGCGATCTCCTTCCAGCTATTCTCCGGGGCCGATGCACCGGCCGAGACGCTCGATTGGGCCGGCCTGCACGCTCAGGTCACCCGTCTGGCCAATCTGCTACGCGCGCGCGGGCTCGGGCCCGAAGACCGCGTGGCCTATATCCTGCCCAATTGTAACGAGGCGGTGGTCAGCTTTCTGGCAGGCACCGTGGCCGCGACCGTTTTCCCGATCAACCCGCTCCTTGATCCCGCGCATATCGCGAGCCTGCTGCGCGAGACGGGCGCCCGCGCGGTGATCACCCTGCGCGCCTTCCCCAAGACCGATATCGCGCAGAAAGTGGCGCAAGCCCTGAAGGACGCGCCCGAGGTGACCGATATCATCGAGGTCGATCTGACACGCTATCTGCGCGGGCTCAAACGGCTCGTCGTGCCGATGATCCGCTCCAAGGTGCCGCGTCTCGAAGGCCGGACCTATCACGATTTCCACGCGGCCTGCGCGGACCAAGCCACGACGCTGGAGTTCGAGGACCCGTCCGAGGACCGGATCGCTGCGATCTTCCACACGGGCGGCACCACCGGCACACCCAAGATCGCGCGGCATCGGGTCTCGGGGATGGTCTATAACGGCTGGCTGGGCGGGCATATGCTGTTCAACGAGCAGGATGTGCTCCTGTGCCCGCTACCGATGTTCCATGTCTTTGCCGCCTATCCGGTGCTGATGTCGGCCATCGCGAGCGGGGCGCATATCGTTTATCCCACGCCTGCGGGCTATCGTGGCGAAGGCGTTTTCGACAATTTCTGGAAACTGATCGCGCGCTGGAAGGTAACCTTCCTGATCACCGTGCCCACGGCCTCCTCGGCGCTGATGCAGCGCAAGGTGGATGCCGATATCTCCTCGCTCAGAATTGCGATCTCGGGCTCTGCGCCGATGCCGCGCGAGCTGTATCACCGTTTCACCGCCGCCACCGGCGTGGAGATCACCGAGGGCTACGGGCTGACCGAGGCCACCTGCCTCGTGTCGGTCAACCCGCCGGACGGGGTGAAGAAGATCGGCTCGATCGGCATCCCGATGCCTTATACCGATGTCTCCATCCGCCGTCAGGAATTCGGCGACATCATCGAATGCGCGGTGGACGAGATCGGCGAAATCTGTGTGCGCAGTCCGGGTGTCGCGCGCGATACCTGCCCCAATGGCGAGGCCCATCATACCGAGGACGGCTTCCTGCGCACCGGCGATCTGGGCCGCGTCGATGCCGATGGCTATCTGTGGATCACCGGTCGCGCCAAGGATCTGATCATCCGTGGCGGCCATAATATCGACCCCGCCGTGATCGAGGAGCCACTGGCGCGCCATCCGGCCATCGCCAATGCGGGGGCCATCGGCCAGCCCGATGCCTTTGCGGGCGAGTTGCCCTGCGTCTATGTGGAACTCTGCGAGGGCCATCAGGTCCGCGAGGAGGAGTTGCTCGACTATCTGCGCGCAAATGTCCACGAACGTGCCGCGATCCCGAAACATATCGAGATCCTGCCCGAACTGCCCAAGACCGCTGTCGGCAAGATCTACAAACCCGAGCTGCGCCGTCGGGCGATCGGGCGGGTGCTGTCGGGCGCGCTGACCGAGCGCGGATTGGCCGCGAAGGTGACAGAGGTGCGTCAGGACCGCACGCGCGGACTGGTGGCCGTCATCCGTGCGGAGGCGGGATGTGACCGCGAGGCCCTGCGCCAGACGCTAGAGGAATTCGCGCTCCCCTATGATATGGCCTTTGATCGGGGCTGA
- a CDS encoding TSUP family transporter, with protein sequence MFEVSLDLAMLLLGAAFFAGFVDAIAGGGGLITVPILIMAGASPLQALSTNKVQGVFGAATSALSYAGSGHVDLRKQWKAALLSGVAGLAGAILVSKIPTDGLRYALPVVLIAIAAFFAFRPGLGDEDRVERIRPAAFTAFVVPLVGFYDGLIGPGTGSFFMIGFVMLAGYGVLKATAHTKLLNFASNVGGLIGFAAMGAPWWVMGLSMGVAQIFGARLGSHMAMKNGAKLIRPLLVATSSILALKLIWDLL encoded by the coding sequence ATGTTTGAAGTGTCACTCGATCTGGCCATGCTGCTTCTGGGGGCGGCCTTCTTTGCGGGGTTTGTCGATGCCATTGCGGGCGGGGGCGGGCTGATCACCGTGCCGATCCTGATCATGGCGGGGGCCTCGCCGCTTCAGGCTCTCTCCACCAACAAGGTGCAGGGTGTGTTCGGTGCGGCGACCTCGGCGCTCTCCTATGCGGGTTCGGGCCATGTGGACCTGCGCAAACAGTGGAAGGCGGCGCTCCTGTCAGGGGTCGCGGGGCTCGCGGGCGCTATTCTGGTCTCGAAAATTCCGACCGATGGTCTGCGCTATGCGCTGCCGGTGGTGCTGATCGCGATCGCGGCCTTCTTCGCCTTCCGTCCGGGGCTGGGCGACGAGGACCGTGTCGAGCGTATCCGCCCCGCAGCCTTCACCGCCTTTGTCGTGCCGCTGGTCGGTTTCTATGACGGGTTGATCGGTCCGGGGACAGGCAGCTTCTTCATGATCGGGTTCGTCATGCTGGCGGGCTATGGTGTGCTCAAGGCCACAGCCCATACCAAACTGCTCAATTTCGCCTCCAATGTCGGCGGTCTGATCGGCTTTGCCGCGATGGGCGCGCCGTGGTGGGTGATGGGCCTGTCGATGGGCGTGGCACAGATCTTCGGGGCGCGGCTCGGCTCGCACATGGCCATGAAGAATGGCGCGAAACTGATCCGTCCGCTGCTGGTCGCGACCTCGAGCATTCTGGCGCTGAAGCTGATCTGGGATCTCCTCTGA
- a CDS encoding CPBP family intramembrane glutamic endopeptidase, which translates to MPHYPLLDRFTAPARAHCALWRTLIGLIAIVVIYGLGASILVGTSLAHTSGLARMFRLQEIAKGSSPFGVAVLLGSFLPLVAGVMIVTQYLCKRTPRSLLGKGTGSDFRRAFWPLLALTIILAWFTSMAPDVGHSTALSAALPWWPLIIPLVFLQIGAEEVLFRGYLMQQLGAWSGNNLWITMGLPSLLFGALHYDGTTFGAMSFWPVVWAAFYGLLAADLTARTGNLGAALAFHFVNNLSAILLISYYGHLDGISLFSVVANLQDFNTIAPLMLVDGASITVSWLLIRLSLRV; encoded by the coding sequence GTGCCGCATTACCCGCTTCTTGACCGCTTCACTGCACCGGCCCGTGCCCATTGTGCCCTGTGGCGGACGCTGATCGGGCTGATCGCGATCGTGGTGATCTATGGGCTGGGTGCCTCGATACTGGTGGGGACGAGCCTCGCCCACACCAGTGGGCTGGCGCGGATGTTCCGGCTGCAGGAGATCGCGAAGGGCTCAAGCCCCTTTGGTGTGGCAGTGTTGCTGGGCAGCTTCCTGCCGCTGGTGGCGGGCGTGATGATCGTCACGCAATATCTGTGCAAACGCACGCCCCGCAGCCTTCTGGGTAAGGGCACGGGGTCGGATTTCCGTCGTGCCTTCTGGCCGCTTCTCGCGCTCACCATCATTCTGGCATGGTTCACCTCGATGGCCCCCGATGTCGGCCATTCCACAGCGCTTTCGGCGGCATTACCCTGGTGGCCGCTTATCATCCCGCTGGTCTTCCTCCAGATCGGCGCCGAGGAAGTGCTATTCCGCGGCTATCTGATGCAGCAACTGGGCGCGTGGTCGGGCAATAATCTGTGGATCACGATGGGCCTGCCCTCGCTGCTGTTCGGGGCGCTTCATTATGACGGGACGACTTTTGGCGCGATGTCCTTCTGGCCGGTGGTCTGGGCGGCGTTCTACGGGCTGCTGGCGGCCGATCTGACAGCGCGCACCGGAAATCTGGGGGCAGCGCTGGCCTTCCATTTCGTCAATAACCTCTCGGCGATCCTGCTGATCAGCTATTACGGCCATCTCGACGGGATCTCGCTGTTCAGTGTGGTCGCAAATCTCCAAGATTTTAACACAATCGCCCCGCTTATGTTGGTCGATGGTGCGTCAATTACGGTTTCTTGGCTTTTGATCCGGCTCAGCCTGCGGGTTTGA